ACGCTGACCGACCGCCACTATTATCTCGGAAACGTCCGGCTGGAAGACGGCTTCGACTATGACGGCGAGACCGTGGTCGGCACCCGAACCGGGCTCTACACGCTGGAGATCAAGGACGGAAAGGTCGCCGCTTTGCATCCCGCCGGCGCGCCCTTACCCGCTACGCTGCCGCGCTACGACGCCGACGGCCAGCTCGCCCTGCCGGCGATGCGCGACATGCACATCCACCTCGACAAGACCTTCTATGGCGGCCCCTGGCAGGCGCCGCGTCCGCGCCAGGGCAAGACGATCATGGACATGATCGCGCTCGAGGAGAAGCTGATCCCCACGCTGCTGCCGACCTCGCAGGAGCGCGCCGAAGGCCTGATCACCCTGCTGCAGTCGAAGGGCACCACGACCGCCCGCAGCCATTGCAACATCGATCCGGTCAGCGGGCTGAAGAGCCTTGAGCACCTGCTTCGCGCGCTCGAAAATCACCGCGACGACTTCGCTTGCGAAATCGTCGCCTTCCCGCAGCACGGCCTGCTGCACTCCAAGGTCGACGGGCTGATGCGCGAAGCCATGAAGATGGGCGTGCAGCATGTCGGCGGGCTCGACCCGACCAATGTCGACAAGGCGATGGAGAAATCGCTCGACGCTATGTTCCAGATCGCGCTCGACACCGGCAAGGGCGTCGACATCCACCTGCACGAGACCGGCCCGGTCGGCGCCGCCGCAATCACCTACATGATCGACACGGTCGAGAAGAACCCGGCGCTGCGCGGCAAGGTGACGATCAGCCACGGCTTTGCCCTGGCGACGATGGCGCCGGGCCTCCAGGCCGAGACGATCGCGCGCCTCTCGGCCCAGAAGATCACGATCGCTTCGACCGTGCCGCTCGGCGCCCTGACGATGCCGCTGCCGCAACTGCAGGAGAAGGGCGTCTTCGTGATGACCGGGACCGACAGCGTGATCGATCACTGGTCGCCCTTCGGCAGCGGCGACATGCTGGAGCGGTCCTATTTCTACGCGCAGGTCTACCGGAATTCCGACGAGTTCCGCCTGTCGCGCTCGCTCGCCATCGCCACCGGCGGTATCCTGCCGCTCGACGACGAGGGCAAGCGGGTCTGGCCGAAGGCCGGCAGCGATGCCGGCTTCACATTGGTGGGGGCCAGTTGCTCCGCCGAGGCAGTCGCGCGTCTGCCGGCGCGCAGCGCCACCTTCCATCAGGGCCGCATGGTCTACGGCAGCGTCGGCAAGGCCTAGGAACGATAGCTCTCAGGGGCTGAAGCACAGAGCGGAGGCTCCCTCAGCCTCCGATCGCCTTTTCCGGCATTCCGAAATCTCCCTTGCGGGGCCGCCTATCGACATTGCGCCACCCCGAAAAGCGCTCAGCCGCTCGCAACGCGATAATTGGACAGGATAGCGCGCACCGCGCTATTTCCACCAGAGTCCGCGACCGGCCAGCAGGGATCGAGATTTCGCAATGGAAGTCGTGATCCTGGGCTTCGCCCTCTTCGGATTCCTGTTCGTCGCCGTTCCCTGGGCCGCCTTCGCCGCCCTGTCGCGTAGCAATGCCGCGCTCGCCATCGCCGCGCGGCAGGGGGCGGAGATCGACGCCCTACGTACCGATCTGAGCATCTTGCGGGCGCAGATTGCCGCTGGCGCTGTCGTCGCGGCGCGCCCCGAGGACACCGAGGAACCGGTGGAAGCACCCGCCGCCATCGAGCTACCACTCACCATCGTCGCGGAAACCCCCGAGACGCAGCCTGCCGACCTCGCCGCCGCGCGCGAGGAGGCACCGGAGATCGATCCCGTCGCGACGCGCGCCGTCGAGGACGCAACCACGCAGACAGTGCGTGAGGAAGCGCCCACTCCGATCGAGGTGCTCGCCGCGAGCGCCGCAGCGCCCGAGCCGGATCTGGACGTCCAGCGCAGCGAGCTTCCGCCGGAAGCCGAGCCTCTCGCCGCGCCTGCGCCACGGCGCGATTTCGAGGAGGCGATCGGCTCGCGTTGGGCGGTCTGGATCGGTGGCGTCGCGCTCGCACTCGGCGGGCTTTTCCTGGTTCGCTACTCGATCGAAGCCGGCCTGTTCGGCCCGGGCGTCCGGCTGCTGCTCGGCGCCGCCTTCGCGCTCGCTGCAGCCGGCGCGAGCGAATATCTGCGCCGGCGCGAACTGCCGCTCGCGATCACCTCCGGCTCCGGCCCGCTCGCCAGCCTCGGCCATGCCAGCATTCCCGGCGTGCTGGCGGGCGTCGCCGTGCTCAGTGGCTTCGGTGTGATCTTCGCCGCCCATGCCGTCTACGGCTTCATTGGGCCGGGCACCGCCTTCGCCCTGATGGGTCTGCTCGGCCTGGCGGCGCTCTCTGCTTCGTTGCTGCACGGCCCGGCGCTCGGCCTGTTTGGCCTGCTCGGCTCCTATGCGACACCCTTCCTGGTCGCCAGCACCGCGCCGAACTTCGTCGCGCTCGCGCTCTTCATCACCTTCGTCACCGCTGTCGCCTTCCTGCTG
This sequence is a window from Bosea vestrisii. Protein-coding genes within it:
- a CDS encoding DUF2339 domain-containing protein, whose amino-acid sequence is MEVVILGFALFGFLFVAVPWAAFAALSRSNAALAIAARQGAEIDALRTDLSILRAQIAAGAVVAARPEDTEEPVEAPAAIELPLTIVAETPETQPADLAAAREEAPEIDPVATRAVEDATTQTVREEAPTPIEVLAASAAAPEPDLDVQRSELPPEAEPLAAPAPRRDFEEAIGSRWAVWIGGVALALGGLFLVRYSIEAGLFGPGVRLLLGAAFALAAAGASEYLRRRELPLAITSGSGPLASLGHASIPGVLAGVAVLSGFGVIFAAHAVYGFIGPGTAFALMGLLGLAALSASLLHGPALGLFGLLGSYATPFLVASTAPNFVALALFITFVTAVAFLLHQRRPSRVVTLGAVAGHGAWTLLIAFAGGNVSWAAWLAASGSVLALGLLREWPALRGRVQPDGGWRIAGFELTSLIAIGVPLVLSGILWTSHGGPAPLHAAIIVTVAVAVAGAVRHRDLAPLALLAGAAAAGMVLLWPTHDGPFGLSLRLPLDLMRLSFAPDAGPGLRWTAGLFALLLALPPFFALLTRQGTGAGGVLARGCLAFASALAPVCLCWRRHCAATASSARPALPYWP
- a CDS encoding amidohydrolase family protein; this encodes MDSAQQQSRRGFLMQTGQLTTSAAIIGLSGGSAQAAPGKTAKDAGKTGVTTLTDRHYYLGNVRLEDGFDYDGETVVGTRTGLYTLEIKDGKVAALHPAGAPLPATLPRYDADGQLALPAMRDMHIHLDKTFYGGPWQAPRPRQGKTIMDMIALEEKLIPTLLPTSQERAEGLITLLQSKGTTTARSHCNIDPVSGLKSLEHLLRALENHRDDFACEIVAFPQHGLLHSKVDGLMREAMKMGVQHVGGLDPTNVDKAMEKSLDAMFQIALDTGKGVDIHLHETGPVGAAAITYMIDTVEKNPALRGKVTISHGFALATMAPGLQAETIARLSAQKITIASTVPLGALTMPLPQLQEKGVFVMTGTDSVIDHWSPFGSGDMLERSYFYAQVYRNSDEFRLSRSLAIATGGILPLDDEGKRVWPKAGSDAGFTLVGASCSAEAVARLPARSATFHQGRMVYGSVGKA